One Leopardus geoffroyi isolate Oge1 chromosome C1, O.geoffroyi_Oge1_pat1.0, whole genome shotgun sequence DNA segment encodes these proteins:
- the METTL21A gene encoding protein N-lysine methyltransferase METTL21A isoform X3, which yields MALVPYEETAVMGLQKFHKPLATFSFANHTIRIRQDWRQLGVAAVVWDAAVVLSAYLEMGAVELRGRRAVELGAGTGLVGIVAALLGECRMLAPSFASGAH from the exons GAGACAGCGGTAATGGGCTTGCAGAAATTCCACAAACCTCTTGCCACCTTCTCCTTTGCGAACCACACGATCCGGATCCGGCAGGACTGGAGACAGCTGGGAGTGGCCGCCGTGGTTTGGGACGCG GCCGTCGTTCTCTCTGCGTATCTGGAGATGGGAGCTGTGGAGCTGAGGGGCCGCCGCGCGGTGGAGCTGGGGGCCGGCACCGGGCTGGTGGGCATAGTGGCTGCCCTGCTGGGTGAGTGCCGTATGCTGGCTCCCTCCTTTGCGAGTGGAGCTCATTGA